In the Streptomyces cinnamoneus genome, CCTCCTTCGTTCCGGGCAAGGAACCGCTGGAGATGGTCACCCGCACGCTGGAGGCGGCCGTCCGGGTGCGCCACCGTGGCCCGGTGCACGTCTGGCTGCTGGACGAGGGGGACGACCCCGAGGTCAAAGCGGTCTGCCGGCGGCTCGGCGTCCACCACTTCAGCCGCAAGGGCGTGGAGAAGTGGAACCAGCCGAAGGGGCCGCACCGGGCGAAGACCAAGCACGGCAACTACAACGCCTGGCTCGACGCGCACGGCGACGACTACGACTTCTTCGCCTCCGTCGACACCGACCACGTCCCGCTGCCCAACTTCCTGGAGCGCATGCTCGGTTACTTCCGTGACCAGGATGTCGCCTTTGTCGTTGGACCTCAGGTGTACGGGAACTACGACACGGCGGTCACCAAGGCCGCCGAAAGCCAGCAGTTCCTCTTCCACGCCCTCATCCAGCGCGCCGGAAACCGCTACGGCTCACCGATGTTCGTCGGCACCAACAACGCCGTGCGGATCAGCGCGCTCAAGGAGATCGGCGGCCTGTACGACTCGATCACCGAGGACATGGCCACCGGCTTCGAGCTGCACCGCCACCGCAACCCGGCCACCGGCAGAAGGTGGCGTTCGGTCTACACCCCGGACGTCCTCGCCGTGGGAGAGGGACCGAACGCCTGGACGGACTTCTTCACCCAGCAGTTGCGCTGGTCCCGGGGCACCTACGAAACGATCCTCAAGCAGTACTGGAAAGGTCCGTTCACGCTGTCGCCGGGCACCTTCCTGAACTACACCCTGATGGTCATCTACTACCCCATGACCGCGATCAACTGGATGCTGGGCGCCCTGAGCTGCGCGCTCTTCCTGGGGCTCGGCGCCTCCGGCATCTCGATCAACTCCGAGATCTGGATGATGCTCTACAGCGACGCCGCCGCCCTGCAGATCGGCCTCTACATCTGGAACCGCCGCCACAACGTCTCCCCGCACGAGCCCGAGGGGTCGGGCGGCCTCGCCGGCATGGTGATGTCCGCGCTCTCCGCGCCGGTCTACGCCCGTTCGCTCACCGACGCGGTGCTGCGCCGCAAGAGCACGTTCGTGGTGACCCCGAAGGGCGACTCGGCCAGCCCCGACACCCTCTTCGGCACCTTCCGCATCCACCTCTTCTTCCTGCTGGTCTTCGGCGGGTCGCTGGTGGCGTCCTTCGTCCTCGGCCACACCCACGTGGCCATGCGCACCTGGGCGTCGCTCGCGCTGGCGGTCACCCTCGCGCCGATCGCCGCCTGGGGGTGGACCCTGTACCGGTCCGGACGTCCCGCCCCCCAGCCCGAGGGGGCACGTCAGCGATGAGGTTCCAGCCCACCCGCCGCACCCGCCGCATGGCCGTCGGTGCGGCGGTCGTCGTCGTCCTGGCGGGCATGAACGGCCCGGCCATCTGGGGATACGCCGCCGGCCAGTACCACGACTACACCATCAACAGACCCGCCTACAAAGCCAAGAACGGTCACTGGGACGTGGTCGACGTCCCGCGCAAGTACCGCATCAACACGATTCACGCCGCCCTGCTGCACACCGGCAAGGTGCTGCTGGTGGCGGGCTCCGGAAACAACGCCGCCAATTTCAAGGCCAAGTCCTTCCGGACGGTCCTGTGGGACCCGAAGCGGAACACCTTCACGAACATCCCGACCCCGAAGGACCTCTTCTGCGCGGGCCACACCCAGCTGCCCGACGGAAAACTCCTGGTGGCGGGCGGCACCCAGCGGTACGAGAAGCTGGAGGGCGACGTCACCAAGGCCGGCGGGCTGATGATCGTGCACAACGAGAACCCCGACAAACCCATGACCTTCCCGGCGGGCACCCGCTTCACCGGGAAGGAGAACCACAAGACCTTCGAGTCCAAGGACGCCGTCCTCGTCCCGCGGGCCAAGAAGGAGACCAAGGACGGCAAGGTCACCGTCACGGCCAGCACGGCCCGCGTCTATGTGGAAGCCCTGGACAAGGGCCAGAAGAACGAGACGGGGACGACCGACAACTACACCGTCGTGGGCCTGGAGGGCGCCGACGCCCGGAACTCCTACGGCATCGCCAACAAGCTCTCCTTCGACAAGAAGGACTTCCAGGGGATCAGGGACTCCTTCGAATTCGACCCGGTGGCCGAGCGGTACGTCACGGTCGACCCGATGGAGGAGGCCCGCTGGTACCCGACCCTGACCACCCTCCAGGACGGCAAGGTGCTCTCGGTCTCCGGCCTGGACGAGATCGGCCAGGTCGTCCCGGGGAAGAACGAGGTCTACGACCCCGCCACCAAGAAGTGGACCTACCTCCCCCAGGAGCGCTTCTTCCCCACCTATCCGGCCCTCTTCCTCACCGACAAGGGCAAGATCTTCTACACGGGGTCCAACGCGGGCTACGGCCCCGCCGACAAGGGCCGCACCCCCGGCCTGTGGGACGTGGAGAGCAACGAATTCACCGAGGTCCCGGGCATCAGCGACCCGGACGTCCTGGAGACCTCGATGTCCGTCCTGCTGCCGCCCGCCCAGCAGCAGCGGTACATGGTCCTCGGCGGCGGCGGGGTGGGCGAGGACCGCAAGTCCACCGCCCGCACCCGCATCGTCGACCTGCACGCCGACAAGCCGCGCTTCCACGACGGCCCCGACCTCTACGCCAAGGTCCGCTATCCCAGCAGCGTCATCCTGCCGGACGACACGGTGCTGACCACCAACGGCTCGGGCGACTACCGGGGCCGCAGCGACTCCAACGTCCTGCGGGCCGAGCTCTACGACCCGGGCGCGGGCGCGACGCGGCCGGTCGCCGACCCGCTGGTGGGCCGCAACTACCACTCCGGGGCGCTGCTGCTGCCCGACGGGCGGGTCATGACGTTCGGCTCCGACTCCCTCTTCGGGGACGAGGCCAACACCAGGCCGGGCACCTTCCAGCAGCAGATCGACCTCTACACCCCGCCCTACCTCTTCCGCGACGGACGCCCGGAGATCAAGGACACCGAACCGCGGACCGTGAAGCTGGGCGAGCAGACCTCGTACCGCACGCACGCGACGGGGAAGGTCGCCAAGGTCAGGCTGATCCGGCCGGGATCCTTCACCCACGTGACCAACATCGAACAGCGCTCCATCGCCCTGGACTTCACCGCGACGTCCGACGGCGTCACGGTCACCGTCCCCAAGGACCCCTCGCTGGTGCCGCCCGGCTGGTACATGCTCAACGTGATCGACGACAGGGGGACGCCGTCGGAGGCGGTGTGGGTCAAGGTCCCGGTGGCCGACGACCTGGCGAAGGCGGACCAGGAGAAGCAGAAGGAGCGGGAGAAGAAAGAGGAGAAGGAGAAGGACCAGGAGTGAGCGGGCGCGCGGGAGCGGCCGCCCTCAGCGGGAGTTCCGGGCCAGCTCCAGCGCGTACGTCTCCCACCACCGCCCGGCCTCCGGGCCGCCCTTGCAGGTGCCGTCCGACTCCCCCGGCCGTTTGACCCACAGGAAGGCGTCCACCAGGGAGTCCCCGGTCCGGACCGTCGGGGGCTCGCCCAGGGCCCGGCCGGAGGGGTTGCACCAGGCCTTCTCGTGGTTCCCGCCGGAGAGCGGGCCGTTGCCGTTGCGACTGGTGTCGACCACGAAGTGCTTGTTGCCCAGGAGCCGGGAGAGGCGGTGGCCGTACTCCTTGTTGTCCTGGGTGGTCTGGAAGTTGGAGACGTTGAGGGCGAATCCGTCGGCCTGGTCGATGCCGGCGCGGCGCAGCGGCTCGGCCATCCGGTCGGCGGGCGTGACCCAGCTGGGGTTGCCCGCGTCCAGGTAGACCTTCGTCCTCGGCAGCGCCTTCAGCTTTCCGACGGCCTCCTTGAGGAGGGCGTAGCGCTCCTCGTGGAACTGCTGGGGCGTGCAGCCGTCCTCCATGTGCGGCAGCGCGTCCGGCTCCAGGATCACCGTCGTGGTGCGGTCCCCGATGCCCTTGACGGCCTGCTCCAGCCAGGCGCGGTAGGCGTCGCCGTCGGCCGCTCCGCCCTGGGAGTACTGGCCGCAGTCGCGGTGGGGGATGTTGTAGAGCACCAGCAGCGCGTCGCGGTCGGCCTTGGCGGCGGCCTGGGTGAAGCCGCGCGTCTGGCCCTCCGGGTCGTCGACGCCCATCCACTCCGCCACCGGCTGGTCGGCGATCTTCGCGATCAGCTCGGCCTCCTGGTCCTTGCCCTCGCGGCGCAGCCTGGCGGCCTCGCGGGCGGCCGTGCCGTCGGGGTTCACCCAGAAGGGAGCGGTGGTCTTGGGCCGCTGCGCGGGCGCCTGGGCGGGGGCGGCCTTCTCGGGCGTCGCCCCCTCGGAGGAGTCGGAACAGCCGGGGACCGTGAGGAGGACCAGCACCCCCGCCGCCGCTCCCGTCCACGCCCGTGCCCTGCGGCCGGCCCGGCGCGGGCGGCCGGGGTTGGTGCCGTACATCCACTCCCCCTCGGGTGTACTGCCGGTGGAGGTGCCTGTGAACTGCCTTGTGAGGCTTCGCATATGGAGGTGCCTTTTCATGCTGGCACAGACGTGCCCCGGGCCGCTGGGAGTCATGCCACGACACGTGGCCGGTCGCCCTGTCGGGCGACGGGGCCGCGGGGGCCGCCAGGGCTCAGACACGGCCGGTGCCGCCGGTGTGCGTGGTTCCGGTCAGGTAGGCGGAGACGACGACGTTGGCGCTGTAGGCGTGCCGGTCGTGGTCGTAGTCGCCGCCGCAGGTGATCAGGCGCAGTTCGGCGCGGCCGCTGGTGCGCGGCCCGTAGACCTTCTCCGCGTCGAAGCCGTCCTTGCGGACGAGGAAGACGTCCTCGACCGTGAACTCGGCCGTGGTGCCGTCCGCCCGGCCGACGCTGACCCTCGCGCCGCGGCGGAGGCTGCCGAGCCGGTGGAAGACCGCCGGGGCGCGCTGGGTGTCGACGTGGCCGACGATGACGGCGGCCCCGGCGCTGCCGGGCGGGGGCCCGTCGCGGTACCAAGCGACGGCGCCGGGGCGCTCGTAGGGCGGCGGCTCCACCGCGCCCTCGGGCGTCAGTCCGTGCGGTTCGACGGGCGCGTGGACGTCCACGGCCTCGATGGCCAGCTCCCGGGGGCTGGCCGCGGGCAGCGGCCGGTGGCCGGCACCGGGCGCGAGGCGGGCGGCGGTCACGCCGCCGGCGCCCGGGCCGGTGCCGTGGGGGACCTCGGTGATCTCGCGCCCCCACAGCCACAGCGTCGCCAGCAGCACGGTCCAGACGACCGCGCCGAGCAGGCGGCCGGCACCGCGCAGGGGCGCTTCGGAGAGGGCCACGGATCGTTTCCCGCGCCGCTACCGCTGGGCCGAGCCGGTGCGCCGCCGGTGCCAGATCAGGGCGCCCGCGATGGCCGCGGTGACGCCGGCCAGGACGAGCCCGGCGGTGTCGGGCGCCTCGGGGGCCGCCGCGGGCCGGGTGCCGCCGCCGCCCGCGGGGACGGGGGCGAACGGCGATCCGTGCGGGTGGTGCTGGGGGGCGCGGTCGCTGCGTTCGTCGTACGCGCCGGGGCCGGGCTCCTCGCGGTAGGCGCCGCCGGGGCCGGACTCGTCGTGGGACGCGTCGTCGTACCCCCGGCCGTCCGGGGGCTCGTCGTCCTCCGCGGGCCCGGGCCCGGGCAGGTCCCTCGCCCGGTCGTCGAGGGACGCCTTGTCGACGACGGTCAGCCGGCCGTGGGCCGTCGCGCTGTGGCCGTCGCAGTCGACCCGCACGGGGTAGCTGCCGGCGGGCACGGTGTCGCGGACGGTCGCCTCGGCGTAGAGCCCGGCGGGGTCCCGCGCGAGTCTGGCGTCGCTGACGAACGCCTTGGAGACGGCGGTGGCCCGGTCGCCGGCACAGCCGGAGACGTGCAACTTCACCTCGCCGCCGGGTCTGCCGGCGACCGGGGCGAGCTCGATGGCCCGGGCCCCGGTGGCGGGGCCGTCGTGGGCGTGGGCGTGGACGGGTGCCGCGGCGGCGGCCACCGCCGCCACGGCGCCGCACAGGGCGAAGCGGACTGAAGCCATGGTGAACCTCCTGGTACTCCAGAGACTCACCGCCCGCGGCGGGTGTCGCATCCGCTCCGTAGCCGTATTGCTCCATATGGCGATCATCCGAACCGATAGGAGCTACATCGGGGCGCCGGGCCCGCCCGCGGCGCATCCGGGGCGGGCGGGTCAGACCAGTTCGACGAGGTCCGCGATCGAGTCGACCACGCGGGACGGCCGGAAGGGGTGGAGGTCGATCTCCTCGGGCCGGGTCAGGCCGGTGAGGACCAGGAACGTCTCCATGCCGGCCTCCAGCCCGGCCAGGACGTCGGTGTCCATGCGGTCGCCGATCATCGCGCTGGTCTCGGAGTGGGCGCCGATGGCGTCGAGGCCGGCCCGCATCATCAGCGGGTTGGGCTTGCCGACGAAGTAGGGATCGCGCCCGGTGGCCTTGGTGATCAGCGCGGCGACGGAGCCGGTGGCGGGCAGGGCGCCCTCGGCGGAGGGCCCGGTCTCGTCGGGGTTGGTGGCGATGAAGCGGGCACCGTTGTTGATCAGCCGGATGGCCTTGGTGAGCGCCTCGAAGCTGTAGGTGCGGGTCTCGCCGAGCACCACGTAGTCGGGGTCGGCGTCGGTGAGGACGTACCCGATGTCGTGGAGGGCGGTGGTCAGGCCGGCCTCGCCGATGGCGTAGGCGGTGCCGTTCGGCCGCTGGTCGGCCAGGAACTGGGCGGTGGCCAGGGCGGAGGTCCAGATGTTCCGGACGGGCACGTCGAGGCCGATGCGCGCGAGGCGGGCGTGGAGGTCGCGCGGGGTGTACATGGAGTTGTTGGTGAGCACCAGGAAGGGTTTGCCGGACTCGCGGAGGCGCTTGATGAACGAGTCCGCGCCGGGCACCGGGATCCCCTCGTGCATCAGCACACCGTCCATGTCGGTGAGCCAGGACTCGATCGGCTTGCGTTCTGCCACAGTGGCCTCCTGCCGTGCTGGGCGGCCTCGCGAGGGCGTGACCCTGGTACGCCGGAACGGCACCGCTCGTGCGCCGTTCCGACACCCCCAGCCTAATCAGTCGGCGGCCGGGGGCTTCCGCCGCGTCGTCCGCGCTCCGGCGACCAGGACCGCGCCGACGGCCAGCAGGGCGCAGGCGACGGCTCCCGCGCCGAGGAGGGCGCCCAGGTCCCCGGTGTCGGCGAGCACGCCCGGGGCGGGGGAGCCGGAGGGGGACGCGGCCCCGCCGGGGTGCCGCGGGGGGCCGGCGGGCTCCGGGGCGGGGCCGGCGGCGGGCTCGACGGCGAACGTGTAGTCGTCGGACTCCCCCACCCAGGCGCCGTCGGTGCCGCGCTTCTGCACCGCCGTGACGTTGGCCGTCACCGGTCCGCCGGGGGCGGCGGGGGTGAAGGCCAGCCGCAGGGGCACGGCGACGGAGCCGTGGGCGGGGATGGCGAAGCCGGGGAAGTCCGAGGCGCGGTCGTCGAGGACGCCGACGTTCTCCGCCTCGTCGGTCCGCTCGAAGCGCACGGGCAGCCAGCGGCCGCCGTTCTTGTCGTAGAAGTCCAGGTGGAAGTGGTCGGGCCGCAGGGCGCGGCCCTTGTCGGCGAGCACGGCCACGGGGTGGATGGAGCGGCACTCGGCGCCGGTGACGTTGCGCAGCTCCAGCTGCCACGTGCGGGGGGCGGCGCCGCGTTCGTAGGCGTCGGGCCCGCCGCTCAGCCGTGAGGTGAGGGGGAAGTCGGCGCGGCCGGGGTCGCCGCAGTGCTGCTGCGGGGTGTCGGCGGAGGAGGGCGCGGTGCCGGTGGCGGCGAGGAGCGCGAGGGCGGCCGCGGCGACGGGAAGGGCCCGGCGGGCGGGCCCGGGGGCACGGGTCGGGGGGGCCGTGGGCATCTCGGACATCACCGGGCCTTCGCGGGTGGGGACTCCGTCGTGCGGTGGCCGTGGGCCGGGCCGCACAGGATCCGTACGGGCGTGGCCGTACGGACTGAAGTCATCCCACGGGGGCGGCCCGCGCACCCGAGCCGCCGTCATATACCGCCCGATGAGCTGATCGTCGTTTCGTCCGAGCGGAGGGCGAAAGCGTGGCCGGAGCGCCCGAAGAGCGGGGCGAGGACGAGTTCCGCCGCGCCTTCGACGACCGTGCGCGCGCCGGCGGGGGTGACGGCGACGGGAACGGTGGCGGGGAGTTCGGCGCGCACGCCGTGGACGTAGGGGTCCGGGCCGGCCAGCACCGTCCCGCCGCCGAGCAGCACGCGGTCGATGTCGAGGAGTTGGACGAGGTTGGCGGCGCCGGTGCCGAGGAGGCGGGCGGCGAGGGCGGTGTCGCCGTCGGCGACGGCCCGCAGGCACAGCGCCTCCAGGCAGCCGCGCCTGCCGCAGGGGCAGGCGGGGCCGTCCAGCCGCAGCACCTGGTGGCCGAACTCGCCCGCGCCGGTGCGGGCCCCCCGGTGCACCCGGCCGCCGAGCACGAGTCCGGCGCCGAGGCCGGTGCCGAGGTGGAGGTAGGCGAAGGAGCCCGCGTCGCGGGGGGCGCGCAGGACGAGGCCGAGGGCGGCGGCGTTGGTGTCCTTGTCCAGTACGACCGGCAGGCCCAGCCGGGCGGCGAGGGCGTCGCGGAGCGGGAAGCCGTCCCACTGGGGGAAGCCGGTGACGCGGTGCAGGACGCCGGCGCGGTGGTCGAGGGGGCCGGGGGCGGCGACGCCGGCCCCCAGGAGCGCGCCGGGTGCCGCCGGCAGGGCGGCGACCTCGGCCGCCACCGCGTCGAGCACCGCTTCGGCGCCCGCGCCGAAGGCGAGCGGGGCGCTGCGGGTGGCGAGGGCCGTGCCCGCGAGGTCCACGAGGGTGGCCGTGACGCTGTCGCGGTCGAGGTGGAGGCCGATGGCCCGCGCCGCCTCGGGCACGAGCCGCAGGGCGGTCGCCGGCTTGCCGCCGGTGGAGGCCCGCCGGCCCGCCTCGGTCGCGAGGCCGGCCGCCCGCAGCCGTGCGGCGATCTTGCTGACGGCCTGGGGGGTCAGTCCCGTGCGCCCGGCCAGTTCGGTCCGGCTGGCGCCGCGCTCGCCCGCGTCGCGCAGCAGGCCGAGCAGGACGGCGGCATTGTGGTCGCGCAGGGCGCCGAGGTTGGCTCCGGGGAGGGTCACGGGGTCGTTCACAGGCCCATTGTCCCCTCCGCTTGCACTTACGCAACAGCGTTGCCAAAGTGGAGGGCATGGATGATGACACCACCGGCACCCCCCGCACCCCCCTTCGCGTCGGCCTCATCGGCTACGGACTGGCGGGCTCTGTCTTCCACGCCCCCCTCGTCGCCGCGACGGACGGCCTCGTCCTGGACACCGTGGTGACGGCCAACCCGGAGCGACAGCAGCAGGCGCTCGCCGAGCACCCCCAGGTGCGTACGGCCGACACGGCGGACGCGCTGCTCGCCCGGGCGGGCGAACTCGACCTGGTCGTCATCGCCTCCCCCAACCGCACCCACGTCCCACTGGCCCGGGCCGCCCTGGAGGCGGGGCTGCCGGTCGTCGTGGACAAGCCGCTGGCGGCGACCGCCGCGGAGGCCGAGGAGCTGGCGGCGCTGGCCGAGGCGCGCGGCCTGCTGCTCAGCGCCTTCCAGAACCGCCGCTGGGACAACGATTTCCGCACCGTGCGGGGACTCGTCGCCGACGGCACCCTCGGCCGCGTCCAGCGCTTCGAGTCCCGCTTCGAGCGCTGGCGGCCCCACCCCAAGGGCGGCTGGCGCGAGTCCGGCGACCCGGCCGAGATCGGCGGCCTCCTCTACGACCTGGGCAGCCACCTCGTCGACCAGGCCCTGACCCTCTTCGGTCCGGCCGTCACCGTCTACGCCGAGGCCGACGTCCGCCGCCCCGGCGCGGAGGCGGACGACGACACGTTCATCGCCCTCACCCACGCGAACGGCGTCCGCTCCCACCTGTGGATGAGCGCCACCACCGCCCAGCTCGGCCCCCGCTTCCGGGTGCTGGGCGACGCGGCGGGCTACGTGAAGTACGGACTGGACCCGCAGGAGGCGGCCCTGCGCGAGGGCCTGCGGCCGGGCGGCACCCAGGACGCGTGGGGCGTGGAGCCCCCCGCCTCCTGGGGCCGCCTCGGCGCCGGGGAGTCACCCCTGACGGGCGGCGGCGAGCCGGTCCCGACGCTGCCGGGCGACTACCCCGCGTACTACGCCGCCGTCGCGGAGGCCCTGCGCACGGGCGGACGGCCGCCGGTGACGGCGGCGGAGGCGGCCGCGGCGCTGCGGGTGCTGGAGGCGGCGAAGGTGTCGGCAGCCGAGGGCCGGACGGTGACGCTCAAGGAGGGCTGTTGAGCGGGCGGGCGGCCGGCTACGGCGGCCCCCACGCCGGTGACGAGGTGGCGCGGCTGGAGGACGACGAGCGCCGGCTGGTCCTGGACCGCTTCGACCACGACGACGCCTGGCGGCTGGGCTCGCTGCTGACCGGTCTGGCCCGGGAGCGCGGGGCGGCGGTGACCGTCACGGTCCGCCGCGGTCCGCAGCGCCTCTTCCACTGCGCCCTGCCGGGCACGTCGGCCGACAACGACGCCTGGGTCGACCGCAAGTGCCGCGTCGTCGAGCGGTACGCGGAGTCCTCCTTCCTGGTGGGCGCCCGCTTCCGGGCCAAGGGCCGCACGTTCGAGGACGCCTCCCGCCTCGACGCGGACCGTTACGCGGCCCATGGCGGGGCGTTCCCGCTGCGCGTGCGCGGCACGGGTGTCGTCGGCGCGGTGGCGGTGTCGGGACTGTCGCAGGCAGCGGACCACGCGCTGGTGGTGGAGGGGCTGGAGAGGTTCCTGGGCGTTGCCGGGGGCCGGCCCTAGGGGCGACCGGGGGCGGGACCCCGGAGCGGCTGGCCAACCGGCCTGGTGGGGCGGGACGATGACGGGCAAGACCACTCCGGCGGCATCGGGCGCCGGGCTCCCGGACCCCCGCCCCGCCGTCCCGCACGCACGCCGCGCAATGCCTTGACCTAGGCTCAGGAGGCTTGATCCCCAACGAGAGGGAGGACGCACCGATGACCACCGCCGAGATAGTGGAAGTCACCTCGGAGGCCGAACTGCGGGACATGCTGGGCCCGCCGGTCCCTGCCGCCGCGCAGAAGGTCCGCAGGCGCCTGGACGAGATCGACAAGCAATGGCTCGCGTCGTCGCCCTTCCTCCTCGTGGCGACGGCCGCCGCCGACGGCTCCTGCGACGTCTCCCCCAAGGGGGACCCGGCGGGCTCCACCCTCGTCCTCGACGACACGACCGTCGTGGTGCCGGAACGCCCCGGCAACCGCCGCGTCGACGGCTTCCTCAACGTCCTGAGCAACCCCCACGTGGGCCTGCTCTACGTCATCCCCGGCCGCGGCGACACCCTGCGGATCAACGGCCGGGCCCGCGTCGTCCGCGACGCGCCCTTCTTCGACGACCTCGTCGTCAAGGGCCACCGCCCCCGACTGGCCCTCGTCGTGGACGTCGAGGAGGTCTTCTACCACTGCTCCAAGGCGTTCCTGCGGTCCGCCCTGTGGAAGCCGGAGACCTGGACCCCGGACGCGGCCCCCTCCCGCGCCCGCATCTCCAAGGCCCTGGAGCGCCCCGAGGACAGCCTGGAGGAACTGGAGCAGTACTACGGCACGTCGTACGCCGACAAGTTGTACGAGTAGGTGGCGGGCTCTGCTTAGGGTGAGCCCATGACGACGAAGGCGTACGCGGCGCTTCTGCGCGGGATCAACGTGGGCGGCCACAAGAAGGTGCCCATGGCCGGCCTGCGGGAGCTGCTCACGGAGCTCGGGCACGGTGACGTACGCACGTATCTGCAGAGCGGCAACGCCGTCTTCACCAGCGCCGTCGAGGACGAGGAGGCGCTCGCGGCGCAGTTGCGGCAGGCCATCTGGGAGCGCTTCGGGTTCGACGTCGGCGTCCTCGTGCGCGGTCACGCGTACCTGCGGGCGGTGGCCGACGCGTGCCCGTTCCCGGCGGCCTCGCTCGAGGGCAGGCAGCTGCACGTCACGTTCTTCTCCGAGCCGGTCGACGCGGCGCGCTTCGCGTCCGTGGAGGCGGCGCGGTACGCACCCGAGGAGTTCCGGCTGGGGGACCGCGCGCTCTACCTCTACGCGCCGGACGGCCTGGGCCGTTCCAAGCTCGCGGAGGTCCTGACGAGGGCCACCCCGGCGAAGAGCGGGATCGTCGCCACGAGCCGCAACTGGAACACGGTCGTCAAACTCGTGGAGTGGACGGCGGCCTGACCGCCGGGGCAGGCGCCGCGCGGCCCGGTCAGGGGCTCTTGCCGCAAGCCCCCTCACCGGCCCTGGGCTGAAAGCGGCGGGAGGGGAACCCACCCGCGCGGTCGCCGTCAGGGGTGCCAGATCTCCTTGATGGTCTTCACCTTGCCCTCGCCGTCCAGCGTGATGTCGTAGATGTTCCCGGAGCAGCTGTAGGGCGACTTCACGGCGCTCGTGTCCGTCATGCAGTCGCCGGCGTGCATCCACAGCTCCCCGACGGGGACCGTCTTGGTGGAGCCGGACCCGGTGGCGAGTTCGGCCTTCACCTCGCCGGCGGTGAAGGTGTAGTACTTCGCCTCGCCCTGGCCGTGGTAGATCCAGTCGTTGGGCGTGCAGGTCGGCTTGGCGTCCTTGGCGGACATCGAGCCCTTCGACGGCGGCAC is a window encoding:
- a CDS encoding glycosyltransferase family 2 protein; the encoded protein is MTSTPADARQQTYDPSVTARLRVPAPAGARDRPRPTDPPQPRPPRQREPLPRFDYEHYSRLAGPLTDPAPPGGSPGPYRVRYRSLLADEPHRVKAALLLGAAPVVSLGLLVWLMQPSHWTQRENGTPLMRVLDTVMLVSIGLIELFRTLNVTSNAHATLVARDPIPVVPETGTKVAFLTSFVPGKEPLEMVTRTLEAAVRVRHRGPVHVWLLDEGDDPEVKAVCRRLGVHHFSRKGVEKWNQPKGPHRAKTKHGNYNAWLDAHGDDYDFFASVDTDHVPLPNFLERMLGYFRDQDVAFVVGPQVYGNYDTAVTKAAESQQFLFHALIQRAGNRYGSPMFVGTNNAVRISALKEIGGLYDSITEDMATGFELHRHRNPATGRRWRSVYTPDVLAVGEGPNAWTDFFTQQLRWSRGTYETILKQYWKGPFTLSPGTFLNYTLMVIYYPMTAINWMLGALSCALFLGLGASGISINSEIWMMLYSDAAALQIGLYIWNRRHNVSPHEPEGSGGLAGMVMSALSAPVYARSLTDAVLRRKSTFVVTPKGDSASPDTLFGTFRIHLFFLLVFGGSLVASFVLGHTHVAMRTWASLALAVTLAPIAAWGWTLYRSGRPAPQPEGARQR
- a CDS encoding kelch motif-containing protein, translating into MRFQPTRRTRRMAVGAAVVVVLAGMNGPAIWGYAAGQYHDYTINRPAYKAKNGHWDVVDVPRKYRINTIHAALLHTGKVLLVAGSGNNAANFKAKSFRTVLWDPKRNTFTNIPTPKDLFCAGHTQLPDGKLLVAGGTQRYEKLEGDVTKAGGLMIVHNENPDKPMTFPAGTRFTGKENHKTFESKDAVLVPRAKKETKDGKVTVTASTARVYVEALDKGQKNETGTTDNYTVVGLEGADARNSYGIANKLSFDKKDFQGIRDSFEFDPVAERYVTVDPMEEARWYPTLTTLQDGKVLSVSGLDEIGQVVPGKNEVYDPATKKWTYLPQERFFPTYPALFLTDKGKIFYTGSNAGYGPADKGRTPGLWDVESNEFTEVPGISDPDVLETSMSVLLPPAQQQRYMVLGGGGVGEDRKSTARTRIVDLHADKPRFHDGPDLYAKVRYPSSVILPDDTVLTTNGSGDYRGRSDSNVLRAELYDPGAGATRPVADPLVGRNYHSGALLLPDGRVMTFGSDSLFGDEANTRPGTFQQQIDLYTPPYLFRDGRPEIKDTEPRTVKLGEQTSYRTHATGKVAKVRLIRPGSFTHVTNIEQRSIALDFTATSDGVTVTVPKDPSLVPPGWYMLNVIDDRGTPSEAVWVKVPVADDLAKADQEKQKEREKKEEKEKDQE
- a CDS encoding glycoside hydrolase family 6 protein — protein: MYGTNPGRPRRAGRRARAWTGAAAGVLVLLTVPGCSDSSEGATPEKAAPAQAPAQRPKTTAPFWVNPDGTAAREAARLRREGKDQEAELIAKIADQPVAEWMGVDDPEGQTRGFTQAAAKADRDALLVLYNIPHRDCGQYSQGGAADGDAYRAWLEQAVKGIGDRTTTVILEPDALPHMEDGCTPQQFHEERYALLKEAVGKLKALPRTKVYLDAGNPSWVTPADRMAEPLRRAGIDQADGFALNVSNFQTTQDNKEYGHRLSRLLGNKHFVVDTSRNGNGPLSGGNHEKAWCNPSGRALGEPPTVRTGDSLVDAFLWVKRPGESDGTCKGGPEAGRWWETYALELARNSR
- a CDS encoding class F sortase; translation: MALSEAPLRGAGRLLGAVVWTVLLATLWLWGREITEVPHGTGPGAGGVTAARLAPGAGHRPLPAASPRELAIEAVDVHAPVEPHGLTPEGAVEPPPYERPGAVAWYRDGPPPGSAGAAVIVGHVDTQRAPAVFHRLGSLRRGARVSVGRADGTTAEFTVEDVFLVRKDGFDAEKVYGPRTSGRAELRLITCGGDYDHDRHAYSANVVVSAYLTGTTHTGGTGRV
- a CDS encoding HAD-IIA family hydrolase, giving the protein MAERKPIESWLTDMDGVLMHEGIPVPGADSFIKRLRESGKPFLVLTNNSMYTPRDLHARLARIGLDVPVRNIWTSALATAQFLADQRPNGTAYAIGEAGLTTALHDIGYVLTDADPDYVVLGETRTYSFEALTKAIRLINNGARFIATNPDETGPSAEGALPATGSVAALITKATGRDPYFVGKPNPLMMRAGLDAIGAHSETSAMIGDRMDTDVLAGLEAGMETFLVLTGLTRPEEIDLHPFRPSRVVDSIADLVELV
- a CDS encoding ROK family protein, producing the protein MNDPVTLPGANLGALRDHNAAVLLGLLRDAGERGASRTELAGRTGLTPQAVSKIAARLRAAGLATEAGRRASTGGKPATALRLVPEAARAIGLHLDRDSVTATLVDLAGTALATRSAPLAFGAGAEAVLDAVAAEVAALPAAPGALLGAGVAAPGPLDHRAGVLHRVTGFPQWDGFPLRDALAARLGLPVVLDKDTNAAALGLVLRAPRDAGSFAYLHLGTGLGAGLVLGGRVHRGARTGAGEFGHQVLRLDGPACPCGRRGCLEALCLRAVADGDTALAARLLGTGAANLVQLLDIDRVLLGGGTVLAGPDPYVHGVRAELPATVPVAVTPAGARTVVEGAAELVLAPLFGRSGHAFALRSDETTISSSGGI
- a CDS encoding Gfo/Idh/MocA family oxidoreductase produces the protein MDDDTTGTPRTPLRVGLIGYGLAGSVFHAPLVAATDGLVLDTVVTANPERQQQALAEHPQVRTADTADALLARAGELDLVVIASPNRTHVPLARAALEAGLPVVVDKPLAATAAEAEELAALAEARGLLLSAFQNRRWDNDFRTVRGLVADGTLGRVQRFESRFERWRPHPKGGWRESGDPAEIGGLLYDLGSHLVDQALTLFGPAVTVYAEADVRRPGAEADDDTFIALTHANGVRSHLWMSATTAQLGPRFRVLGDAAGYVKYGLDPQEAALREGLRPGGTQDAWGVEPPASWGRLGAGESPLTGGGEPVPTLPGDYPAYYAAVAEALRTGGRPPVTAAEAAAALRVLEAAKVSAAEGRTVTLKEGC
- a CDS encoding heme-degrading domain-containing protein; the encoded protein is MSGRAAGYGGPHAGDEVARLEDDERRLVLDRFDHDDAWRLGSLLTGLARERGAAVTVTVRRGPQRLFHCALPGTSADNDAWVDRKCRVVERYAESSFLVGARFRAKGRTFEDASRLDADRYAAHGGAFPLRVRGTGVVGAVAVSGLSQAADHALVVEGLERFLGVAGGRP